In a genomic window of Neisseria flavescens:
- a CDS encoding DUF2523 domain-containing protein has translation MPLLAGLIPLLGILLKMLIVRIIIATGMTFVTYAGYMIALNKFKDYTLNAINSMSSDILNLLLIGGFGQGLGYLFGAFSFYIGMNTLSKLTFVMPR, from the coding sequence ATGCCGCTGCTCGCCGGATTGATTCCTCTTTTAGGAATCCTGTTAAAAATGCTCATTGTCAGAATAATTATTGCTACTGGCATGACGTTTGTGACATATGCAGGCTATATGATTGCGCTAAACAAATTTAAGGATTACACCCTAAATGCCATAAATTCCATGTCGTCTGATATTCTTAATTTACTTTTAATCGGTGGTTTTGGCCAAGGTCTCGGTTATTTATTCGGTGCATTCAGTTTTTATATTGGAATGAATACATTAAGTAAATTAACTTTTGTTATGCCAAGGTAG
- a CDS encoding CDP-alcohol phosphatidyltransferase family protein codes for MSIYALKPKFQNLLRPMVKRLYQKDITANQVTLFACTVSILIGLLLALFAGVSTLFWLLPIWLFVRMALNAMDGMLAREFGQQSALGGYLNEITDIAADAALYLPFAFIAPFGGVQIALFIWLAAMTEFCGVLGQVHGNGRRYDGPFGKSDRAFFIGALAVWYAIAGSFHSTFYILMWLACAALVYTCYKRVINGLKAV; via the coding sequence ATGAGCATCTACGCCCTGAAACCAAAATTTCAAAACCTGTTGCGCCCCATGGTTAAGCGACTGTATCAAAAAGACATTACTGCCAATCAGGTCACCCTGTTTGCCTGCACCGTTTCCATTTTGATCGGTTTGCTTTTAGCATTGTTTGCAGGTGTATCCACATTATTCTGGCTTTTGCCGATTTGGTTGTTTGTCCGTATGGCATTGAATGCGATGGATGGCATGTTGGCACGGGAATTCGGCCAACAATCGGCATTAGGCGGCTATTTGAATGAAATCACCGATATTGCCGCCGATGCTGCTTTGTATCTGCCTTTTGCCTTTATCGCGCCCTTCGGCGGCGTGCAAATTGCCCTGTTTATTTGGCTGGCGGCAATGACCGAGTTTTGCGGCGTTTTGGGACAAGTTCATGGCAACGGCCGTCGTTATGACGGACCATTCGGCAAAAGCGACCGCGCATTCTTTATCGGCGCATTGGCCGTATGGTATGCAATCGCCGGCAGCTTCCATTCGACTTTCTATATCCTTATGTGGCTGGCCTGCGCGGCATTGGTTTACACCTGCTACAAACGTGTCATCAATGGCTTGAAGGCCGTCTGA
- a CDS encoding zonular occludens toxin domain-containing protein yields MIYLFTGNMGTGKTSRVVSMILNNEDGLFKMKLEDGTEVDRPLYFCHIDGLDKRKFNAHELTEEEIMSAPLRDIIPQGAVLIVDEAHYTYPVRAAGRPVPPYIQELTELRHHGHTVILMTQHPSQLDVFVRNLVSKHTHLERKAVGMKQYSWYKCVTSLDNPAGVSGVESASWKPPKDAFKYYKSSSQHQKFKKNIPLAVWALIGIFAFMAWKGFNVYQIYKQGSGQSEVVQSVSDSSASEPQAITETDQFKSTQDINSNLKPEDFVPTLAEKPESKPIYDNVRQVKTFEYIAGCVEGGNSGCTCYSVQGTPLKEITKAMCKDYVKNGLPFNPYKDEQQQAAQQSQTAPQTAYTPENGQVLTMGGKSPKNLMYDGYVEAGETTGFQNGAKVGS; encoded by the coding sequence ATGATTTATTTGTTTACAGGAAACATGGGTACGGGCAAGACTTCGCGCGTCGTGTCCATGATTCTGAACAATGAAGACGGTTTGTTCAAAATGAAACTAGAAGATGGTACTGAAGTAGATCGCCCGCTCTATTTCTGCCATATTGACGGTTTGGATAAACGCAAATTCAATGCCCATGAACTCACTGAAGAAGAAATCATGTCTGCACCGTTGCGCGATATTATTCCGCAAGGCGCCGTCTTGATTGTAGATGAAGCACACTATACCTATCCTGTTCGCGCTGCCGGTCGTCCTGTTCCGCCCTATATCCAAGAATTAACTGAACTCCGCCATCACGGCCATACAGTTATTTTGATGACACAGCATCCAAGTCAGCTTGATGTATTTGTGCGTAATCTTGTGTCAAAACATACACATCTTGAACGAAAAGCCGTGGGGATGAAGCAGTATTCTTGGTATAAATGTGTAACAAGTTTGGATAATCCCGCCGGTGTCAGCGGTGTTGAATCAGCTAGTTGGAAACCGCCTAAAGATGCCTTTAAGTATTACAAATCATCCAGCCAGCATCAGAAGTTTAAAAAGAACATTCCGCTTGCTGTTTGGGCTTTGATAGGTATATTTGCTTTCATGGCTTGGAAAGGTTTCAACGTCTATCAGATTTATAAACAAGGTAGCGGCCAATCTGAAGTAGTTCAATCTGTTTCTGATTCGTCTGCAAGTGAACCGCAGGCAATTACAGAAACTGACCAATTCAAAAGTACACAAGATATAAATTCAAATCTTAAGCCTGAAGATTTTGTACCTACTCTAGCCGAAAAACCTGAAAGCAAGCCCATTTATGACAATGTAAGACAAGTTAAAACCTTTGAATACATCGCCGGTTGCGTTGAAGGTGGTAATAGTGGCTGTACTTGTTATAGCGTTCAAGGAACACCGCTTAAAGAAATCACTAAGGCAATGTGCAAAGATTATGTCAAAAATGGCTTGCCTTTCAATCCGTATAAGGACGAACAACAACAGGCAGCACAACAGTCACAAACGGCACCGCAGACAGCCTACACGCCTGAAAATGGACAAGTTCTTACAATGGGCGGTAAAAGCCCTAAAAACCTGATGTATGATGGTTATGTCGAAGCAGGAGAAACAACCGGATTCCAAAACGGTGCAAAGGTCGGCAGTTAA
- a CDS encoding PepSY domain-containing protein translates to MKKFLLTAIVALSAATAGASDYIEHKIYSDKNFEQNRAKAVRMLEQRGYQVHEVDADSRRGQPVLEVEAFKNGREYDIVLSYPDLQIIKERIDY, encoded by the coding sequence ATGAAAAAATTCTTATTGACCGCCATCGTTGCTTTGTCTGCCGCTACTGCCGGTGCCAGCGATTACATCGAACACAAAATCTACAGCGACAAAAACTTCGAGCAAAACCGTGCTAAAGCCGTAAGAATGTTGGAACAACGCGGCTATCAAGTTCACGAAGTTGATGCCGATAGCCGTCGAGGTCAGCCTGTGTTGGAGGTTGAGGCTTTTAAAAATGGCCGTGAGTACGACATTGTTTTGTCGTATCCTGATTTGCAAATTATCAAAGAGCGCATCGATTATTAA
- the queC gene encoding 7-cyano-7-deazaguanine synthase QueC, producing the protein MEKQQALVIFSGGQDSTTCLIQAIQTYGRENVQAITFQYGQRHAIELERARWIAQDLGVKQRVLDLSLMQQITHNALMDDTASIETASDGLPNTFVDGRNALFLLYAAIYAKGQGIRHIIAGVCETDFSGYPDCRDVFVKSMNVTLNLAMDYAFQIHTPLMYLTKAQTWALADEMGALDYICEHTHTCYNGVVGGCHECPSCILRERGLSEYLESKKAV; encoded by the coding sequence ATGGAAAAACAGCAGGCACTCGTTATTTTTTCGGGCGGGCAGGATTCAACAACCTGCCTGATTCAGGCAATTCAAACATATGGCCGTGAAAATGTGCAGGCCATCACTTTTCAATATGGGCAACGCCACGCCATCGAATTGGAGCGAGCGCGTTGGATTGCCCAAGATTTGGGCGTAAAGCAGAGAGTACTCGATTTGAGCCTGATGCAACAGATTACGCATAACGCCTTGATGGATGATACGGCATCCATTGAAACAGCTTCAGACGGCCTGCCCAATACATTTGTAGATGGACGCAATGCTTTGTTTTTGCTTTACGCCGCCATTTACGCCAAAGGGCAGGGGATACGCCATATCATTGCCGGTGTGTGCGAAACCGACTTTTCCGGTTATCCCGACTGTCGCGATGTGTTCGTCAAGTCGATGAATGTTACGCTGAATCTGGCCATGGATTACGCTTTTCAAATCCATACGCCCTTGATGTATTTAACCAAAGCGCAAACTTGGGCATTGGCGGATGAAATGGGTGCGTTGGATTATATCTGCGAGCATACGCATACCTGTTATAACGGCGTGGTCGGTGGTTGTCATGAATGCCCAAGCTGTATTTTGCGCGAGCGCGGTTTGTCGGAATATTTGGAAAGTAAAAAGGCCGTCTGA
- a CDS encoding IS110 family transposase, with protein MNVIGLDVSKDTIDATLITTKGSKDYIKISNNIQGFENLINWIKTKRIRKIAISMEATGIYYEQVAEYLSALYTVYVINPLKIKEYAKSQFSNTKTDKADSKLIAEFANRHLDKLTPFRPSENPILYKLVNLLQQLKEQQKETQNRLHTAKDIYIKSTHEAIIELLEEKIDQTSKRIEGMIKQKESLNIEYQNLQTIPAIGKETAVILLRHLTDKNFETANKFVAFAGLSPKIEQSGTSVNKKGRLSRYGHRQLKRALFMPALVAYRMNAFPQLVSNLEAAKKPKMIIIVALMRKLAKIAFYIHKTKKPFDKARHQTV; from the coding sequence ATGAATGTAATAGGGTTGGACGTGTCGAAAGACACGATAGATGCAACGTTGATTACAACTAAAGGAAGCAAAGACTATATAAAAATATCCAATAATATACAAGGATTTGAGAATCTGATTAATTGGATAAAAACAAAACGAATTAGAAAAATTGCCATAAGCATGGAAGCAACAGGCATTTACTACGAACAGGTGGCAGAATATTTGAGCGCACTATATACCGTTTATGTTATTAATCCCTTAAAAATCAAAGAATACGCAAAAAGTCAGTTCAGCAATACCAAAACAGACAAAGCAGATTCAAAACTTATTGCCGAATTTGCAAACCGACACTTAGACAAACTGACACCGTTTAGGCCGTCTGAAAATCCCATACTCTATAAGCTGGTTAATCTGCTGCAACAACTAAAAGAACAGCAAAAAGAAACACAAAACAGGTTGCATACCGCAAAAGACATATACATAAAATCAACCCATGAAGCAATCATAGAACTGCTTGAAGAAAAAATAGATCAGACATCAAAGCGGATAGAAGGCATGATAAAGCAGAAAGAAAGTCTAAATATCGAATATCAAAACCTGCAAACCATACCGGCAATAGGAAAAGAAACCGCAGTGATACTACTAAGACACCTGACAGATAAAAATTTTGAAACAGCGAATAAATTTGTAGCCTTTGCCGGTCTAAGTCCAAAAATTGAACAATCAGGGACAAGTGTCAATAAAAAAGGCCGATTGAGCCGATACGGACACCGCCAATTAAAACGCGCCTTGTTTATGCCTGCCCTTGTTGCCTACCGCATGAATGCATTTCCTCAACTTGTAAGCAATTTGGAAGCGGCAAAAAAGCCTAAGATGATAATCATCGTTGCACTAATGCGGAAATTGGCGAAAATCGCCTTTTATATACACAAGACTAAAAAGCCGTTTGATAAAGCGCGACATCAGACGGTTTAA
- a CDS encoding IgG-binding virulence factor TspB family protein has protein sequence MTKNSLSSKSVIAIVSIILVLYFPIESFAARKVSKIPGTDSVNLVWDSDKDLVKNFRREGNNYAFKSNIRTILEHSPTGATRAGVPTIFEASVSRKAVLSGAFRLVKAGAKLALKAAPYVGAASYAYDAYQLVNPTLESAGYHYSANADTYLKVYDNALCLGKFMSQPGYYSCVGVDSSVMLALSKGGKSAKDAQTLLTMQVQSDYEKIHKGLMDQYFGDEYARTSPKCRWNGWGVSCHIQTLSIAYGFIKNYSEELTPDKFLEIATNTIDSNPTPFVEGTGKPEYKENIKVPAGTVVTIGPVTPENGKPVQITITFGQDSNGNTTANVSTTQRPDLDPGSPEAPKSKPDGNPDSNPDGKPDKKPDGNPDDKPDKRPDDKPDPDDDPSDKDKRKEDKKDDKKEESKGLLCDFFPDILACDKMGKPEKGMFDDIKIPQVTDEKTWDSDNFLPPNGVCPQPKSFNIWGRPVQISYEPLCVFMEKVRFAVLLGFIIMSAFIVFGSLRKG, from the coding sequence ATGACAAAAAATTCTTTGAGTTCAAAGTCGGTAATAGCGATCGTATCTATAATCTTAGTTCTATATTTTCCGATTGAATCATTTGCTGCTAGAAAAGTTTCTAAAATTCCGGGTACTGATTCAGTTAATTTGGTATGGGATAGCGATAAAGATTTAGTTAAAAACTTTAGGAGAGAAGGTAATAACTATGCTTTTAAATCAAATATTAGAACCATTTTAGAACATTCGCCAACTGGTGCAACGCGTGCTGGCGTACCTACAATTTTTGAAGCTTCAGTCTCCCGAAAAGCCGTACTATCAGGCGCATTTCGCCTTGTAAAAGCAGGTGCAAAACTTGCTTTAAAAGCTGCTCCATACGTTGGAGCTGCATCATATGCATATGATGCCTATCAACTCGTAAATCCTACATTAGAATCAGCAGGTTATCATTATTCTGCAAATGCCGATACATATCTTAAAGTTTATGATAATGCGCTTTGTTTAGGTAAATTTATGAGTCAACCCGGTTATTACTCCTGTGTTGGCGTAGATTCTTCCGTAATGCTTGCTCTTTCAAAGGGGGGAAAATCAGCAAAAGATGCTCAAACCCTCCTAACAATGCAAGTTCAATCCGACTATGAAAAAATTCATAAAGGTTTAATGGATCAATATTTCGGGGATGAATATGCTAGAACGTCTCCAAAATGTAGATGGAATGGCTGGGGGGTTAGTTGCCATATTCAAACCTTATCAATTGCATATGGTTTTATAAAAAATTACAGCGAAGAACTTACTCCCGATAAGTTTTTAGAAATTGCTACAAATACAATAGATTCAAATCCTACCCCTTTTGTTGAAGGAACTGGCAAACCTGAATATAAAGAAAATATCAAAGTTCCTGCCGGTACAGTCGTAACCATTGGCCCTGTAACCCCTGAAAACGGTAAGCCGGTGCAAATTACCATAACTTTCGGTCAAGATTCAAACGGCAATACAACGGCAAATGTTTCAACAACTCAACGACCTGATCTTGATCCAGGTAGCCCAGAAGCACCTAAATCTAAACCTGACGGTAATCCCGACAGTAATCCCGATGGAAAGCCCGATAAAAAACCTGACGGTAATCCCGATGATAAGCCTGATAAACGTCCAGATGATAAACCTGATCCGGATGATGATCCATCTGATAAAGATAAAAGAAAAGAAGATAAAAAAGATGATAAGAAAGAAGAATCAAAAGGCTTACTTTGTGATTTTTTTCCAGACATTTTAGCCTGTGACAAAATGGGCAAACCTGAAAAAGGTATGTTTGATGATATTAAAATTCCACAGGTAACTGATGAAAAAACGTGGGATAGTGACAATTTCTTGCCGCCAAATGGCGTTTGTCCTCAACCCAAAAGTTTCAACATTTGGGGAAGACCGGTACAAATAAGTTATGAACCGCTCTGCGTTTTCATGGAAAAAGTTCGTTTTGCCGTTCTACTTGGATTCATTATTATGTCTGCCTTTATCGTTTTCGGCTCTTTGAGAAAGGGATAA